A genomic window from Lotus japonicus ecotype B-129 chromosome 1, LjGifu_v1.2 includes:
- the LOC130734556 gene encoding E2F transcription factor-like E2FE produces MSSSTTSSRHHTYNRKQKSLGLLCTNFLSLYNKEGIHLIGLDDACSRLGVERRRIYDIVNVLESVGMLARKAKNQYTWKGFAVIPEALRELKDEGLKENLFDAANDSAKVSDDEYDEEANPATGSQNDKSNSDSATLVKSSQNENRKEKSLTLLTQNFVKLFVCSNIQMVSLDDAAKLLLGNVDTAMMRTKVRRLYDIANVLSSINLIEKTHMAESRKPAFRWLGLKGKTMSESGNSAQDPNTNESRKRLFGSDITNISFKRNKVDLFMNEGDFYKNSNMENKHDNLNCQGQSEKSNSKQDAKQTTGCYQFGPFAPRKVGASENDNVKQVHDWESLAKAHRPQYENLALRDLFSHYTEAWKSWYSEVAGKRP; encoded by the exons ATGTCTTCTTCCACAACCTCTTCCAGACACCACACCTACAATCGAAAGCAAAAATCTCTCGGTCTCTTATGCACCAA TTTCTTGAGCTTGTACAACAAAGAAGGTATCCACCTAATTGGCCTCGACGATGCCTGCTCACGATTAGGGGTCGAGAGGCGTCGGATCTATGATATCGTCAACGTCTTGGAGAGTGTTGGG atgcTTGCGAGAAAAGCTAAGAATCAATATACCTGGAAAGGCTTCGCTGTGATTCCAGAGGCGTTGCGCGAACTTAAG GATGAGGGTTTGAAGGAGAATCTATTTGATGCTGCTAATGACAGTGCCAAA GTGTCTGATGATGAGTATGATGAAGAAGCTAATCCAGCTACTGGAAGTCAAAATGACAAGTCCAACTCTGATTCTGCCACTCTTGTCAAGTCTTCACAAAATG AAAACAGAAAGGAAAAGTCTCTAACACTGCTTACTCAGAATTTTGTCAAGCTCTTTGTCTGCTCTAAT ATTCAAATGGTCTCCCTTGACGATGCTGCAAAGTTGTTGCTTGGAAATGTTGATACTGCTATGATGAGAA CAAAAGTCAGACGCCTGTATGATATTGCAAATGTGCTATCCTCTATCAACCTAATTGAAAAG ACCCATATGGCAGAATCAAGAAAACCAGCATTCAGGTGGCTGGGTTTGAAAGGGAAAACAATGAGTGAGTCAGGGAACTCAGCCCAAGATCCAAATACCAACGAGTCGAGGAAAAGGCTGTTTGGAAGTGACATCACGAACATAAGCTTTAAGAGGAACAAAGTTGATCTGTTCATGAATGAGGGGGACTTTTACAAGAACTCTAACATGGAAAACAAACATGACAATCTCAATTGCCAAGGCCAATCAGAGAAAAGCAACTCAAAACAAGATGCAAAACAGACTACAGGGTGCTATCAGTTTGGCCCTTTCGCTCCGCGTAAAGTTGGGGCCTCTGAGAATGATAATGTGAAGCAGGTACATGATTGGGAGAGTCTTGCAAAGGCTCATCGTCCTCAGTATGAAAACCTAG CTTTGAGAGACCTCTTCTCGCACTACACGGAAGCGTGGAAATCTTGGTACTCTGAGGTAGCTGGGAAGAGACCATAG